One window from the genome of Deinococcus cellulosilyticus NBRC 106333 = KACC 11606 encodes:
- a CDS encoding M3 family oligoendopeptidase → MLQTLNPLLEDTEISWETHQKPFQELLDREVQPEDITQFLLDWSALENQLQHVQTVRMIRAHLDTSDQEAQDRQAAFVTEVQPEWEKMAAALKQKLLSLDHSHLPADAVQMVRRFQADARTFREENVPLQTELFSLEQEYTQISGGLKVEFQGEQKSLPQMKPFQVSPDRTVREEAWKAVRAALSSVAPQLNDLFLKQLKLRRQMAKNAGYPDFRAYMWDRYHRFDYTAETCLEFHQTVKAEVVPFALEMLEQHRVKLGLDVLRPWDAYWHTVVEPGHLPALKPFQTAEELEAKTEQVFFAVSPKLGEMFHLFRKNGAMDLGNRPNKLPQAYCTGLAQSGWPFMFQSAVGTMIDVMVTLHESGHAFHLYASLHGQRFPWNVMSGIEFAEVPSTAMEYLALDHLSAFYTPEEMLRVKRNAIWSMVQGIPWQCVMDAFQHWLYVEAPEEVTPEMLEDRCRELMDEFMPVPAWTGFEAERGNLWQIFHVFSIPFYFIEYAISGLGAIQLWRNHQQDPQRTIEQYLDALAPGYTLSVPEAYERCGISFRFDRPLVRELMDFLRKQL, encoded by the coding sequence ATGCTCCAGACCCTCAATCCACTGCTTGAAGACACTGAAATTTCATGGGAAACCCATCAGAAACCTTTTCAGGAGCTGCTGGACCGGGAAGTCCAGCCCGAGGACATCACCCAGTTTCTGCTGGACTGGTCTGCGCTGGAAAACCAGTTGCAGCATGTGCAGACCGTCCGGATGATCCGTGCCCACCTGGACACTTCAGATCAGGAGGCCCAGGACCGTCAGGCTGCTTTTGTGACAGAGGTCCAGCCTGAGTGGGAAAAGATGGCGGCTGCTCTGAAACAGAAACTGCTTTCGCTGGACCACAGCCACCTGCCTGCAGATGCCGTGCAGATGGTGCGCCGCTTCCAGGCCGATGCCAGAACATTCCGGGAGGAAAATGTGCCTCTGCAGACGGAACTCTTCAGTCTGGAGCAGGAGTACACCCAGATCAGTGGTGGTCTGAAAGTCGAGTTTCAGGGAGAGCAGAAGAGCCTTCCACAGATGAAGCCCTTTCAGGTTTCACCAGACCGTACCGTTCGGGAAGAAGCCTGGAAGGCTGTGCGTGCGGCCCTGAGCAGTGTTGCTCCACAACTGAATGACCTGTTCCTCAAACAGCTGAAACTGCGTCGCCAGATGGCAAAAAACGCTGGATACCCCGATTTCCGGGCTTACATGTGGGACAGATACCACCGTTTTGACTACACCGCGGAGACCTGCCTGGAGTTTCACCAGACCGTCAAAGCAGAAGTGGTCCCTTTTGCCCTGGAGATGCTGGAACAGCACCGGGTGAAGCTCGGTCTGGATGTGCTCAGGCCCTGGGATGCTTACTGGCACACCGTTGTTGAGCCTGGACACCTGCCTGCCCTGAAACCTTTCCAGACGGCAGAAGAACTGGAAGCCAAAACAGAGCAGGTGTTCTTTGCCGTCAGCCCGAAACTGGGGGAGATGTTTCACCTGTTTCGGAAAAACGGGGCCATGGACCTGGGAAATCGACCCAACAAGCTGCCCCAGGCTTACTGCACGGGCCTTGCACAAAGTGGGTGGCCTTTTATGTTCCAGAGCGCTGTGGGGACCATGATCGATGTCATGGTGACGCTGCATGAGTCAGGCCATGCTTTCCACCTGTATGCCAGCCTGCACGGCCAGCGTTTCCCCTGGAATGTCATGTCAGGGATCGAATTTGCCGAGGTGCCCTCCACAGCCATGGAATACCTGGCACTGGACCATCTGTCTGCTTTCTACACCCCGGAAGAAATGCTGCGGGTCAAACGCAATGCCATCTGGAGCATGGTGCAGGGCATCCCCTGGCAGTGCGTGATGGATGCTTTCCAGCACTGGCTGTATGTGGAGGCTCCAGAAGAGGTCACCCCGGAGATGCTGGAAGACAGATGCCGCGAACTGATGGATGAATTCATGCCTGTTCCTGCCTGGACAGGATTCGAAGCAGAAAGGGGAAACCTCTGGCAGATCTTCCATGTGTTCAGCATCCCTTTCTATTTCATCGAGTATGCCATCAGTGGACTTGGGGCCATACAGCTCTGGAGGAACCATCAACAAGATCCCCAGAGAACCATCGAGCAGTACCTGGATGCCCTTGCCCCTGGCTACACCCTCTCGGTCCCGGAAGCCTATGAACGCTGTGGGATCTCCTTCAGGTTTGACCGACCCCTGGTGCGGGAATTGATGGACTTTTTGAGAAAACAGTTGTAG
- a CDS encoding histidine phosphatase family protein encodes MKITFLRHGRSRADDENVIEGRYDSPLTAAGIQQAELLAAYWRENNPGFDHAECSTLSRARQTAEIVCDALGLIPTPVEEWMEFDNTPIAGMTHEAAQQKYPIPAFRHRYQKFTPDGGESEDAFRRRAATALEQVFQSGAENALVVAHGGVLNMALRALVGCPDHVIFPFGDTAFTVVEVSRNSERVVLRAVAQQPHLAAHPELLNF; translated from the coding sequence ATGAAAATCACCTTCCTGAGACACGGGCGCTCCCGTGCAGACGATGAAAATGTCATTGAAGGACGTTATGACAGCCCTCTCACCGCAGCAGGCATCCAGCAAGCAGAGCTTCTCGCAGCCTACTGGCGTGAAAACAATCCCGGATTTGATCATGCAGAATGCTCCACCCTGTCGAGGGCAAGACAGACGGCAGAGATTGTTTGTGATGCCCTGGGGCTCATTCCCACACCCGTCGAGGAATGGATGGAATTTGACAACACCCCCATCGCTGGCATGACCCATGAAGCGGCCCAGCAGAAATATCCCATTCCTGCTTTCCGGCACCGCTACCAGAAATTCACCCCGGATGGAGGCGAAAGTGAAGACGCATTCCGCAGACGGGCGGCCACTGCTCTGGAACAGGTGTTCCAGTCAGGGGCAGAGAATGCCCTGGTGGTTGCACACGGAGGGGTCCTCAACATGGCCCTGCGTGCCCTGGTGGGATGCCCGGACCATGTGATCTTTCCTTTTGGAGACACGGCCTTCACCGTGGTGGAGGTTTCACGCAACAGTGAACGGGTGGTGCTGCGTGCGGTGGCCCAGCAACCCCATCTGGCTGCCCATCCTGAGCTGTTGAATTTTTGA
- a CDS encoding DUF6714 family protein has translation MNSPDLFEQQAQLRLQMHHAFEGVVLGDGTGLGEADVIDDYGTAEERRLARFRDFQGPWWEHPRDRLRMYTSVFCFMDAAGYTYHLAVYLWHALQEDPQQGLGDVGWLVFDLLDFARIQQPQMTASQIQMILKFTEWIEVLEPERMQHEDFRAEVRRVWAHWAEQLEGLSR, from the coding sequence ATGAACAGCCCAGACCTTTTTGAACAGCAGGCCCAGCTCAGGCTTCAGATGCACCACGCTTTTGAAGGGGTGGTTCTGGGAGATGGAACCGGTCTGGGCGAAGCAGATGTCATTGATGATTATGGAACCGCTGAAGAACGCAGGCTGGCCCGTTTCCGGGATTTTCAGGGCCCCTGGTGGGAACACCCCAGAGACAGGTTGCGCATGTACACCAGTGTGTTCTGTTTCATGGATGCCGCAGGCTACACCTACCATCTGGCCGTGTACCTCTGGCATGCTTTGCAGGAAGATCCACAGCAGGGCCTTGGAGATGTGGGATGGCTGGTGTTCGATCTGCTGGATTTTGCCCGCATTCAGCAGCCTCAAATGACAGCAAGTCAAATCCAGATGATCCTGAAATTCACCGAATGGATCGAGGTGCTTGAACCCGAACGCATGCAGCACGAGGACTTCCGGGCTGAGGTGAGGCGTGTCTGGGCCCACTGGGCAGAGCAACTGGAAGGCCTCTCCAGATGA
- a CDS encoding macro domain-containing protein, which produces MTIQIVEGDLLEQPVEAIVNAWNRNIIPWWLLLPQGVSGAIKRRAGLEPFRELARVGPIPLGHAVLTGAGKLPHRAIIHVAGINMLWRSSEFSVRSSVRHALQIAQQEGFQSVAFPLIGAGSGSGKAQTIERWMLEEFDRAGFPGKIVLVRFKAVR; this is translated from the coding sequence ATGACCATTCAAATTGTTGAAGGGGACCTGCTGGAGCAACCTGTGGAGGCCATCGTCAATGCCTGGAACCGCAACATCATCCCGTGGTGGCTTTTGTTGCCCCAGGGGGTTTCAGGAGCGATCAAACGCAGGGCAGGCCTGGAGCCCTTCCGGGAACTGGCCCGCGTGGGTCCGATTCCTCTGGGTCATGCTGTGCTGACAGGTGCAGGAAAGTTGCCCCACCGGGCGATCATTCATGTGGCAGGCATCAACATGCTGTGGCGCTCCAGCGAGTTCTCCGTGCGCAGCAGTGTCAGACATGCGCTGCAAATTGCCCAGCAAGAGGGGTTTCAATCTGTGGCTTTTCCCCTGATCGGGGCAGGCTCAGGAAGTGGGAAAGCCCAGACCATCGAACGCTGGATGCTGGAGGAATTTGACAGGGCAGGCTTTCCAGGGAAGATCGTGCTGGTGCGCTTTAAAGCTGTCAGGTGA